A stretch of Myxococcus hansupus DNA encodes these proteins:
- a CDS encoding (R)-mandelonitrile lyase — MKLLGTALVSLPLLGVALAQAGNRSDAGAPSPRASQPLLHVTRSGAQPSAKGPAENFTGTVRVDPLFPARAPARTSGALVTFEPGARSAWHTHPLGQTLVVTSGLGRVQAWGGAVEEIRPGDVVWIPPGQKHWHGASPTTAMSHMAIQEALDGKVVEWMEKVSDAQYAVHPGAGGAP; from the coding sequence ATGAAGCTGCTCGGCACCGCGCTCGTTTCATTGCCCCTGCTCGGGGTTGCTCTCGCTCAAGCGGGTAATCGGAGTGACGCGGGAGCGCCCTCGCCGCGAGCGTCGCAGCCGCTGCTTCACGTCACGCGGAGCGGGGCTCAGCCCTCCGCCAAGGGGCCCGCCGAGAACTTCACCGGGACGGTGCGTGTCGACCCGTTGTTCCCTGCGCGCGCTCCGGCACGCACCTCGGGGGCCTTGGTCACCTTCGAGCCGGGCGCTCGTTCCGCATGGCATACACACCCGCTGGGGCAGACGCTGGTCGTGACCTCGGGCCTTGGCCGGGTGCAAGCGTGGGGCGGCGCGGTCGAGGAGATTCGGCCGGGAGACGTGGTGTGGATTCCTCCGGGCCAGAAGCACTGGCACGGCGCTTCGCCCACCACCGCCATGAGCCACATGGCCATCCAGGAAGCGCTCGACGGGAAGGTCGTCGAGTGGATGGAGAAGGTCTCCGACGCGCAGTACGCCGTACACCCTGGCGCGGGCGGTGCTCCGTGA
- a CDS encoding putative quinol monooxygenase encodes MKPRHALILCAAMAASFLGGLAFAGKAAVPVVRIAELEIDPAQLDAYQAAVKEEMATSVRIEPGVLAIYAVAEKAHPNRLRFFEMYADEAAYRSHLASPHFQKYVKTTQQMILSRKLIETVPVLLATNPR; translated from the coding sequence ATGAAGCCTCGGCACGCGCTCATCCTCTGCGCTGCGATGGCGGCATCGTTCCTGGGGGGCCTTGCCTTCGCGGGGAAGGCCGCGGTCCCGGTCGTGCGAATCGCGGAGCTCGAAATCGACCCGGCGCAACTCGACGCCTATCAGGCCGCCGTCAAGGAGGAGATGGCGACCTCGGTGCGCATCGAGCCTGGGGTGCTGGCCATCTACGCCGTGGCGGAAAAGGCGCATCCCAACCGTCTCAGGTTCTTCGAGATGTACGCGGATGAGGCTGCGTACAGGTCCCATCTGGCGTCGCCGCATTTCCAGAAGTACGTCAAGACGACCCAGCAGATGATTCTGTCTCGAAAGCTGATTGAGACAGTGCCTGTCCTGCTGGCCACGAATCCCCGGTGA
- a CDS encoding carboxymuconolactone decarboxylase family protein gives MPREPSVSEVPALEDLRRVSPALEHYTRERLLGELWTRPDLSARDRSLVTLATVIARNQSTAMAAYFGRALDSGVEPGELSELVTHLAFYAGWGNAMGAVGVVKDTFAARGITAEQLPPAVGELLPLNEAAEAQRAERVGKDFGAVAPGVVQYTTELLFRDLWLRPGLAPRDRSLVTVSALISAGQVAQVPYHLNRAMDNGLTKAQVSEMMTHLAFYAGWPNVFSALPVVKDVLEKRPD, from the coding sequence ATGCCGCGAGAACCATCGGTGTCCGAAGTGCCGGCATTGGAAGACCTTCGTCGGGTGTCTCCAGCGCTGGAGCATTACACGCGGGAGCGGCTGCTCGGTGAGCTGTGGACGCGTCCGGACTTGTCTGCGCGAGACCGGAGCCTCGTGACGCTCGCGACCGTGATTGCGCGGAACCAGTCCACCGCGATGGCGGCCTATTTCGGACGGGCGCTTGATAGTGGTGTCGAGCCGGGTGAACTCTCGGAGTTGGTGACGCACCTCGCGTTCTACGCCGGTTGGGGTAACGCCATGGGAGCGGTGGGCGTCGTGAAGGACACGTTCGCGGCGCGTGGCATCACCGCCGAGCAGCTCCCTCCGGCGGTGGGTGAGCTGCTTCCGTTGAACGAGGCCGCGGAGGCCCAGCGCGCGGAGCGGGTCGGGAAGGACTTTGGCGCGGTCGCGCCCGGCGTGGTGCAGTACACCACCGAGCTGTTGTTCCGAGATTTGTGGCTTCGCCCGGGGCTCGCGCCGCGAGACCGAAGCCTGGTGACTGTCAGCGCGCTCATCTCCGCGGGGCAGGTCGCGCAGGTCCCCTATCACCTCAACAGGGCCATGGATAATGGCCTGACGAAGGCGCAGGTGTCCGAGATGATGACGCACCTGGCGTTCTACGCGGGGTGGCCGAACGTCTTCTCCGCGTTGCCCGTGGTCAAGGACGTCCTGGAGAAGCGGCCGGACTGA
- a CDS encoding sensor histidine kinase: MAETLFEELKRYVGFSSADEQALVTLHATAKPHFPRIARLFYDRILEHEGARQALEGGESQVGHLRGTLQVWMDQLLRGPWDEAYFALRCRIGRMHVRIALPQHYMFGAMNVLRQEFNGIIDASYLEQPAALFAARGAVGKILDLELAIMLHTYREDLLAQQARSERLSTFGQLVGSIGHELRNPLGVIETSLYILRGRPGAVDERTTKHLDRIGDQVGIANRIVSDLLDMIRDRPLHRQEVWLDEVWQEALRSVQRPDTVTVSEEGLATLPAVQGDAGQLRQVFVNLLDNAVQALEETGGTVSLVASGNEPGFVELVLEDSGPGVSDTIRRRLFEPLMTTKARGIGLGLPLVKRILERHGGSIAYVPRPGAGARFVIRLPLIASEETHAPVPPVG, encoded by the coding sequence ATGGCGGAAACCTTGTTCGAGGAATTGAAGCGGTACGTGGGTTTCAGCTCGGCCGACGAGCAGGCTCTCGTGACCTTGCACGCCACCGCGAAGCCGCACTTTCCGCGCATCGCGCGCCTCTTCTACGACCGCATCCTGGAGCACGAGGGCGCCCGCCAGGCGCTCGAAGGGGGCGAGAGTCAGGTCGGGCACCTGCGCGGCACGCTCCAGGTATGGATGGACCAGCTTCTCCGAGGTCCCTGGGACGAGGCCTACTTCGCGCTGCGCTGCCGCATTGGCCGCATGCACGTGCGCATCGCGCTGCCGCAGCACTACATGTTCGGCGCCATGAACGTCCTGCGGCAGGAGTTCAACGGCATCATCGACGCCTCCTACCTGGAGCAGCCCGCCGCGCTCTTCGCCGCGCGCGGCGCGGTGGGGAAGATTCTGGACCTGGAGCTGGCCATCATGCTCCACACGTACCGGGAGGACCTGCTCGCGCAGCAAGCACGCAGCGAGCGCCTGTCCACCTTCGGCCAGCTCGTGGGCTCCATTGGCCATGAGCTGCGCAACCCGCTGGGCGTCATCGAGACGTCGCTCTACATCCTGCGCGGACGTCCCGGCGCGGTGGATGAGCGCACCACCAAGCACCTGGACCGCATTGGCGACCAGGTGGGCATCGCCAACCGCATTGTCTCTGACCTGCTGGACATGATTCGGGACCGGCCCCTGCATCGGCAGGAGGTGTGGTTGGACGAGGTCTGGCAGGAGGCGCTCCGGTCCGTGCAGCGGCCCGACACCGTCACGGTGAGCGAGGAGGGCCTGGCCACGTTGCCAGCGGTGCAGGGGGACGCGGGGCAGTTGCGGCAGGTGTTCGTGAACCTGCTGGACAATGCCGTCCAGGCGCTCGAGGAGACGGGCGGCACCGTGTCGCTGGTGGCCAGCGGGAACGAGCCGGGCTTCGTCGAGCTGGTGCTGGAGGACTCCGGCCCTGGCGTCAGTGACACCATCCGCCGCCGACTCTTCGAGCCGTTGATGACCACGAAGGCGCGGGGCATCGGGCTCGGGCTGCCGCTGGTCAAGCGCATCCTGGAGCGTCACGGTGGCTCCATCGCGTATGTCCCGCGTCCTGGCGCGGGAGCGCGTTTCGTCATCCGGCTTCCCCTCATCGCGTCGGAGGAGACGCATGCGCCAGTACCTCCTGTTGGATGA
- a CDS encoding response regulator, protein MRQYLLLDDNRAFAENLAEILRDAGDEATVVTRGDEAVRLARTTRFDALLTDMRMPGMSGADAVQQLRRVDPGLAAVVITAYPRQDDLETARREGLLAVLPKPVPIPTLVELLSGARRDGLVVLVEDDPALSDNLAELLRGRGFSCVTAASVLDADRILCAQPFAALVDLRVPGGPDGEALRRLRARYPRLPAFVITAYPNASLVQDAAGVFSKPFDPGTLLAVLETAHAARPAHAS, encoded by the coding sequence ATGCGCCAGTACCTCCTGTTGGATGACAACCGGGCGTTCGCGGAGAACCTCGCGGAGATTCTCCGGGACGCGGGGGACGAGGCCACGGTGGTCACCCGCGGTGACGAAGCCGTGCGCCTGGCGCGCACGACGCGCTTCGACGCCCTGCTCACGGACATGCGGATGCCCGGCATGAGCGGCGCGGACGCGGTGCAGCAGCTCCGCCGCGTGGACCCGGGGCTCGCCGCCGTGGTCATCACCGCCTACCCGCGGCAGGACGACCTGGAGACGGCGCGGCGCGAGGGCCTGCTCGCGGTGCTCCCCAAGCCCGTCCCCATCCCCACGCTGGTGGAGCTGCTGTCCGGCGCGCGCCGGGATGGCCTCGTGGTCCTCGTGGAGGACGACCCCGCGCTGAGCGACAACCTGGCGGAGCTGCTGCGCGGACGCGGCTTCTCGTGCGTGACGGCGGCGTCGGTGTTGGATGCGGACCGCATCCTCTGTGCCCAGCCCTTCGCGGCGCTGGTGGACCTGCGCGTGCCTGGGGGCCCGGATGGCGAGGCACTGAGGCGGCTGCGCGCGCGCTATCCGCGCCTGCCCGCCTTCGTCATCACCGCGTACCCGAATGCCTCGCTCGTGCAGGACGCCGCGGGCGTCTTCTCCAAACCCTTCGACCCTGGGACGTTGCTGGCGGTGCTGGAAACAGCGCACGCGGCCCGGCCCGCCCACGCCTCATGA